In Drosophila santomea strain STO CAGO 1482 chromosome 2L, Prin_Dsan_1.1, whole genome shotgun sequence, a single window of DNA contains:
- the LOC120443913 gene encoding nuclear pore complex protein Nup50, which translates to MAGKRQATSNLNHDNWDQEEEPEERGTFRTATEEELKTRVIKKARRKIAGGSSAAEEDGAEEKTAEPKSVFSGFSGFGKPAPSAAAGSPFSFLANLPAPATTSSSETKKPAFSFGLNSSSTDRPASTSIFGSASTSSTAPSSSPAKESTSTIDGAKPTTSIFGNISAAKKESSEAKISLASSSSTSFTSTIESSEYRESVAELNRAIMKFLQEHMDKTPYCILTPVFKNYEEHLKELQDEESARTNSTKSKPAQPRFEEPVATVSSASSPSKPSATFSFGKPSAPIGANVSPFAKKPNCTITSGGTTTTTTTPLFSFGSTAASNAPVPSSASIFTLTTKHTGEAKADDAPKSSIFSFGAKDTTTKKNEPYFSPPKTNGFSFGLKSNSDDKPSTSLFAGFGKAPEGAEGGTKGFSNSATPFSIGNIQPPTEVAEEEEDTPPKVEFKQVVEDDAVYSKRCKVFIKKDKDFGERGVGTLYLKPVKGSEKTQLLVRADTNLGNILVNLILSEGIPCQRMGKNNVMMVCVPTPEDSKATSLLLRVKTGDEADDLLKKIKEHIK; encoded by the exons ATGGCTGGCAAGCGACAGGCCACCTCGAACCTGAACCATGACAACTGGGACCAGGAGGAGGAACCCGAGGAGCGCGGTACCTTCCGCACGGCCACAGAAGAAGAGTTAAAGACCCGCGTTATCAAGAAAGCGCGCCGCAAGATTGCCGGTGGATCGTCCGCCGCTGAAGAGGATGGCGCCGAAGAAAAGACGGCAGAGCCGAAAAGCGTGTTCAGCGGATTCTCCG GTTTCGGCAAGCCAGCTCCGAGCGCAGCCGCAGGCTCGCCTTTCTCCTTCCTGGCCAATCTGCCGGCTCCAGCCACGACCTCCTCCAGCGAGACAAAAAAGCCTGCATTCTCGTTCGGGCTCAACTCCAGCTCTACCGATAGGCCTGCCAGCACTAGCATTTTCGGCTCcgccagcaccagcagcacgGCCCCGTCATCTTCTCCGGCAAAGGAATCAACAAGTACCATCGATGGCGCCAAGCCGACCACCTCCATATTTGGCAACATATCAGCTGCCAAGAAGGAAAGCAGCGAGGCGAAAATATCGCTAGCCAGCAGCAGTAGCACTAGCTTTACATCCACCATAGAGAGCTCCGAGTACCGGGAAAGCGTTGCCGAGCTGAATCGGGCCATCATGAAATTCCTGCAGGAACACATGGACAAAACTCCCTACTGCATACTGACTCCAGTGTTTAAGAACTATGAGGAGCATCTAAAGGAACTGCAAGACGAGGAGAGCGCCAGAACGAACTCCACGAAGTCCAAACCGGCACAACCCCGTTTTGAAGAACCAGTTGCGACGGTGTCCAGTGCATCCTCGCCATCAAAACCGTCTGCTACGTTTTCGTTTGGCAAGCCCAGCGCCCCAATAGGCGCCAATGTGTCTCCATTTGCTAAAAAGCCCAACTGCACCATAACAAGTGGTGGGACAACCACCACGACCACAACACCACTGTTTTCCTTCGGCAGCACGGCAGCTTCCAATGCGCCCGTGCCGTCTTCCGCCAGTATCTTCACTTTGACAACAAAACACACTGGAGAAGCCAAAGCCGATGATGCCCCTAAGTCCAGCATTTTCAGTTTTGGAGCAAAGGATACTACCACCAAAAAGAATGAGCCTTACTTCTCCCCACCGAAGACCAATGGCTTTTCCTTTGGACTGAAAAGTAACAGCGACGACAAGCCAAGCACCTCCTTGTTTGCAGGTTTCGGAAAGGCGCCTGAAGGAGCAGAAGGCGGCACAAAGGGCTTTTCCAACAGTGCCACGCCCTTCTCTATCGGCAACATTCAGCCACCAACAGAAGTAGCGGAGGAAGAAGAGGACACGCCCCCAAAAGTCGAGTTTAAACAG GTCGTGGAGGATGACGCTGTATACTCCAAGCGGTGTAAGGTATTCATTAAGAAAGACAAGGACTTTGGCGAACGCGGCGTAGGCACGTTGTACTTAAAACCCGTCAAGGGCTCAGAAAAGACCCAACTGCTAGTCCGCGCCGACACCAACCTAGGCAACATCCTGGTCAACCTTATTCTAAGCGAGGGTATACCTTGCCAGCGCATGGGCAAGAACAATGTGATGATGGTATGTGTGCCCACGCCAGAGGACTCCAAGGCTACATCGCTGTTGCTGCGCGTAAAGACCGGTGACGAAGCCGACGACTTGCTGAAGAAGATCAAGGAGCACATTAAGTAG
- the LOC120443907 gene encoding coilin, which yields MRHSSMKVDLSNFFKDERRHSLVFIDAEWQNIKDLQDHIQNLFSLKDISLLTTDGCFLPPRESIKVLKAAEGLKAFRLASFDNETFLSPAPVKCSKKRKNRSADEQVHLSASTPLRPSKRSKNHSKADWLEIAAGPSCVRTDEMEGEAPESSVQSKLLKNKSTAKTHETKTEVSNMSVTIVAENKESFPQTQKLSRSTKRPKSPGGTDQEENEPDPEGISQCPLKEGKVSESKNQTKTPNILLEKFGAVTLQEDKTQEEQQENAQQKAVDQIEKGPKISASLPLISFRSPLLDMSFNVPRIFQFATRTKEVEILENIKLTPINARFLPQREAKIDDSAKQVSSNGKDSTLEIESDTVREKESPNVQDKETVSKDTTTADATISEDIIETSKTLRQTTTGVESACLDNSTEPETTLLSEAEATNPLEITDSELLLQNNTTMEETSKAETILPHDANASLIKIKVDSEDVKLPPVRICAEQLVSDSDDDVMVVDDSNMDVSDSDSEIEPVPVVEDRRSIDIIKDLMRSATPLTGLPTRGDTVLFKLLKIKGNANSGTTDFIAGNCTYVNRRTKIVTVETITYPPEIGRIMTQYYMSGMDESFEDVRTLSIHLKDMNEAKIVVATID from the exons ATGCGCCACTCCAGCATGAAAGTGGATTTATCTAACTTTTTTAAGGACGAACGTCGACATTCGTTAGTTTTTATAGATGCAGAATGGCAAAACATCAAGGACCTCCAGGACCACATACAAAACCTCTTCAGCTTG AAGGATATTAGTCTGCTCACCACAGATGGATGCTTTCTGCCCCCGAGGGAGTCTATCAAAGTGCTGAAGGCCGCCGAAGGGCTCAA AGCCTTTCGGTTGGCCAGTTTCGATAATGAAACCTTTTTAAGTCCTGCTCCTGTAAAATGCAGCAAAAAGCGGAAGAACCGATCCGCTGATGAACAGGTTCACCTATCTGCTTCCACTCCCCTTCGACCATCAAAGCGCTCCAAGAACCACAGCAAGGCAGATTGGCTTGAAATTGCGGCAGGACCATCTTGTGTGAGAACGGATGAGATGGAAGGTGAGGCTCCTGAATCTTCGGTGCAGTCtaagcttttaaaaaacaagagcacTGCAAAGACCCATGAAACTAAGACAGAAGTTTCGAACATGTCAGTGACAATTGTGGCAGAGAACAAGGAATCTTTTCCTCAGACTCAAAAACTATCCAGAAGCACGAAACGGCCAAAATCGCCCGGCGGTACTGACCAGGAAGAGAACGAACCTGATCCTGAGGGTATTTCTCAATGTCCGCTCAAGGAAGGTAAAGTGTCAGAAAGCAAGAACCAAACGAAAACGCCTAACATTCTATTAGAAAAATTTGGTGCTGTAACGCTGCAGGAAGACAAAACTCAAGAGGAGCAACAAGAAAATGCTCAACAAAAAGCTGTGGATCAAATTGAGAAGGGTCCTAAGATTTCTGCTAGTCTCCCATTGATCTCCTTCCGCTCCCCTCTTTTGGATATGTCCTTTAATGTTCCGCGcatatttcaatttgcaacTCGAACAAAAGAAGTCGaaattttggaaaatattaaacttACGCCTATCAACGCACGCTTTTTGCCGCAAAGGGAGGCTAAGATCGATGACTCGGCTAAACAAGTCTCAAGCAATGGGAAAGATTCAACTTTAGAGATCGAATCCGACACTGTACGCGAAAAAGAATCTCCAAATGTTCAAGATAAAGAAACAGTTTCAAAAGATACAACGACGGCAGACGCTACTATTTCGGAAGACATAATTGAAACATCAAAAACTCTTCGGCAGACTACAACTGGAGTTGAATCCGCTTGTCTAGACAATTCGACTGAACCTGAGACCACTCTTCTGTCTGAAGCTGAAGCAACTAATCCACTTGAAATTACTGATTCCGAATTACTTCTGCAGAACAACACAACTATGGAAGAAACATCCAAAGCAGAAACAATTCTGCCACATGACGCGAATGCATCTCTGATTAAAATTAAAGTTGATTCTGAGGATGTTAAGCTGCCGCCAGTACGCATTTGTGCTGAACAACTAGTATCCGATTCCGATGACGACGTGATGGTGGTAGATGACTCCAATATGGACGTTTCAGACTCTGATTCGGAAATAGAGCCGGTTCCAG TCGTAGAAGATAGGCGGTCTATAGACATTATTAAGGACCTAATGCGAAGTGCAACTCCGCTTACGGGCCTGCCGACCAGGGGCGATACGGTTCTATTTAAGCTGCTGAAGATTAAGGGAAACGCAAACTCAGGAACAACCGATTTTATCGCCGGGAACTGCACTTACGTGAACCGGCGCACAAAAATCGTCACAGTGGAAACAATAA cTTATCCCCCCGAAATTGGACGCATAATGACTCAATATTATATGAGTGGCATGGATGAGTCTTTCGAAGATGTGCGTACTTTAAGTATCCATCTTAAAGATATGAATGAAGCCAAAATCGTTGTTGCCACAATTGACTGA
- the LOC120443931 gene encoding uncharacterized protein LOC120443931 produces MSHGDQSQNQYSQRSQALTGGGDSARDREKEKKGWFHSLTRRKKSDSALAVSASVSTSGSQNNNNEVSVLEAADSSMASCSTGGTGTGTLRRRRDKDKRNVFARLRRKVGQGLSSLRNWHSMGDCDDGGTTDATYEFLTPSICPEPTLPFTHDYLRFIRKKWLEREDAHSPNQVMYKACSEMLNQVWYWGEISRRDSQRQLSDKPTGSFLVRDSETSGSQFTLSFRIVNVTLHYRLEFRDDFWHFEELKYESIVEMIEDILHRCTNDNFVCFVKVPNEMQPPFPVILKYPLSRYANMPKLQDLCRRVLQRQMSREQLALLPVPAQMLEYLSLERELVFQS; encoded by the exons ATGAGCCACGGCGACCAGAGTCAAAACCAGTACAGCCAGCGGAGCCAGGCGCTCACTGGCGGTGGCGACTCCGCGAGGGACagggagaaggagaagaaggGCTGGTTCCACTCCCTGACCAGGCGCAAGAAGTCCGACTCGGCGCTAGCCGTGTCTGCATCCGTCTCCACCAGCGGATCccagaacaacaacaacgaagtGAGCGTCCTTGAGGCAGCGGACTCTTCCATGGCCAGCTGCAGCACTGGGGGCACGGGCACAGGAACTCTGCGCAGAAGGCGGGACAAGGACAAGCGAAACGTGTTTGCCAGACTGCGGCGGAAGGTGGGCCAAGGGCTCAGCTCCCTGCGAAATTGGCACTCCATGGGTGACTGCGACGACGGCGGAACCACCGATGCCACCTACGAGTTCCTTACGCCGTCCATTTGCCCGGAACCCACGCTACCATTTACACACGACTACTTACGCTTTATCCGGAAGAAGTGGTTGGAACGCGAGGACGCCCACTCGCCCAACCAGGTCATGTACAAGGCCTGCTCCGAGATGCTCAA CCAAGTGTGGTACTGGGGTGAGATCTCCAGGCGCGATTCGCAGCGGCAGTTGAGCGACAAGCCAACTGGGTCGTTTCTAGTCCGCGACTCGGAAACCAGTGGATCCCAATTCACACTGAGCTTTCGGATTGTGAACGTAACCCTGCATTACCGACTGGAATTTCGCGAcgatttttggcattttgagGAACTCAAGTACGAGTCCATTGTGGAGATGATCGAAGATATCTTGCACCGCTGCACCAACGACAACTTTGTGTGCTTTGTTAAGGTTCCCAACGAGATGCAGCCACCGTTCCCAGTGATCCTCAAGTACCCATTGAGCCGGTACGCCAACATGCCCAAGCTGCAGGACCTATGCCGCCGCGTCCTGCAGCGCCAGATGTCACGCGAGCAGCTAGCTCTGTTGCCAGTGCCGGCGCAGATGCTGGAGTACTTGTCGCTGGAGCGGGAGCTGGTCTTCCAGAGCTAA
- the LOC120443921 gene encoding snRNA-activating protein complex subunit 3: MDETYMATEPALNLQDFLADYQKKLSVTADEVPFFLQTTPPLVDVGESCSLDLIESPDDSSVAVFQPAADKSRLTLARPRENQHVPSTYSALSQHKAKSRKCSFGRTQYSHKLNPPPTDSPNPFLDACCELELTVRLYRPPRAYHRGFKVEMPVFAEEYVCLGSNYLTELRDKISCVCHGKRFVDISDDPDAPLPSVDTNPGYLFINDTFYNDKRNPNNPDYSQTVLRWAARANGVNGETLKVESMEGKRFIDLTVSPGSPLHYLHHGNCEHLFVISQIEMLTPRSKRPDRSLYPYPHAFNTFNRRTCYMCGIRSYSFIVNQSRRQLHDPSYLCRSCFLSFFYVDGVKLGQFKAYRMYDHVEVEDEEEEGRATEREIK, translated from the coding sequence ATGGATGAAACCTATATGGCGACGGAGCCAGCTTTAAACCTGCAAGACTTTCTAGCCGactaccaaaaaaaattatccGTTACTGCGGACGAAGTGCCCTTCTTTCTGCAAACAACCCCACCACTTGTTGACGTGGGTGAAAGCTGTTCCCTGGACCTGATCGAGTCACCAGACGACAGCTCGGTTGCAGTCTTTCAGCCCGCCGCAGACAAAAGCCGTCTGACCCTTGCTCGGCCGCGGGAGAATCAGCATGTGCCCTCCACCTATTCGGCTTTAAGCCAGCACAAGGCCAAATCCCGTAAATGTTCCTTTGGCCGCACCCAGTACAGCCACAAACTGAATCCGCCGCCGACAGACTCCCCAAACCCCTTCCTTGATGCTTGCTGTGAGCTAGAGCTAACCGTGCGCCTCTATCGACCACCGCGGGCCTACCATCGAGGGTTTAAGGTGGAGATGCCTGTTTTTGCGGAGGAATACGTTTGTCTGGGCAGCAATTATCTGACCGAGCTGCGAGACAAGATAAGCTGCGTTTGCCATGGAAAACGCTTCGTCGACATCAGCGACGACCCAGATGCACCGTTGCCATCCGTTGACACAAATCCCGGATACCTCTTCATCAACGACACATTCTACAATGACAAGCGCAATCCAAACAATCCCGACTATTCCCAGACCGTATTGCGCTGGGCGGCCAGAGCGAACGGAGTAAACGGAGAAACGCTGAAGGTGGAAAGTATGGAGGGCAAACGATTCATTGATCTCACTGTCAGCCCTGGGTCACCGCTACACTACCTGCACCATGGCAATTGTGAGCATCTATTCGTAATCTCCCAGATCGAGATGCTAACGCCACGAAGTAAACGCCCAGATCGCAGCCTGTATCCTTATCCTCACGCCTTTAACACATTTAATCGCAGGACTTGCTATATGTGCGGCATTCGCAGCTATAGCTTCATCGTGAATCAGTCTCGGCGTCAGCTGCACGATCCTTCCTACCTGTGCCGCAGTTGTTTTCTCAGCTTCTTTTACGTGGATGGTGTCAAGCTGGGCCAGTTCAAGGCTTATCGCATGTACGACCATGTGGAGGTGGAAGACGAAGAGGAGGAGGGCAGGGCAACGGAACGCGAAATTAAATAA
- the LOC120443949 gene encoding uncharacterized protein LOC120443949, with the protein MNDSSDSEYEDTEYLVFADFKNHIHPHQLKHEDAAIKIIGIESDTPMAEVNGSIYRGRYEHSVGTNVFFEKEKDNLASDPLFESVCRQRYQYVDKSSKVISFERVYVDNLHQEVEKSVEADEDEQTESKPESLKLNITYKEAINKFGEEH; encoded by the coding sequence ATGAACGATTCCTCCGATTCGGAGTACGAGGACACAGAGTACCTGGTATTTGCGGATTTCAAGAACCACATTCATCCGCACCAGCTGAAGCACGAGGACGCGGCCATCAAGATCATTGGAATCGAGAGTGACACGCCTATGGCGGAGGTGAATGGAAGCATATACCGGGGACGCTACGAACATTCCGTGGGAACCAACGTATTCTTCGAGAAGGAAAAAGACAACCTGGCAAGTGATCCTCTCTTTGAGTCTGTGTGTCGCCAGCGGTACCAATACGTGGACAAGTCCTCCAAGGTGATATCTTTTGAAAGGGTTTATGTCGACAATTTGCACCAGGAGGTCGAAAAATCGGTTGAAGCTGATGAGGACGAGCAGACCGAGTCAAAGCCAGAATCATTAAAGCTAAATATTACCTATAAGGAGGCTATCAATAAGTTTGGAGAAGAGCATTAA
- the LOC120457373 gene encoding polyadenylate-binding protein 2: MADEDITLNEDQLLESLEETNGEQETEITTETEEEGSMQIDPELEAIKARVKEMEEEAEKIKQMQSEVDKQMAGGSTTGLATVPLSLEEKQEIDTRSVYVGNVDYGASAEELEAHFHGCGTINRVTILCNKADGHPKGFAYIEFGSKEFVETALAMNETLFRGRQIKVMSKRTNRPGLSTTNRFARGSFRGRGARVSRACCHSTFRGARRAMGYRGRANYYAPY; the protein is encoded by the exons ATGGCCGATGAGGATATCACACTGAACGAGGATCAGCTTCTGGAGTCGTTGGAGGAGACAAACGGCGAGCAAGAGACTGAAATCACCACAGAGACCGAG GAGGAGGGCAGCATGCAAATCGACCCGGAACTAGAGGCCATTAAGGCTCGCGTCAAggagatggaggaggaggccgaAAAGATAAAGCAAATGCAGTCAGAGGTGGACAAACAAATGGCCGGTGGGTCTACCACCGGCTTGGCCACAGTGCCGCTTTCCCTCGAGGAGAAGCAGGAAATTGACACGCGGTCCGTCTACGTGGGCAATGTGGACTACGGCGCATCAGCCGAGGAACTGGAGGCCCACTTCCACGGTTGCGGCACCATCAACCGAGTAACCATACTCTGCAACAAGGCTGACGGGCACCCCAAGGGATTCGCGTACATCGAGTTCGGATCGAAGGAGTTCGTTGAGACGGCACTGGCCATGAACGAAACCCTTTTCCGAGGGCGTCAAATTAAA GTCATGTCAAAGCGCACAAACCGCCCTGGACTCTCCACCACAAACCGTTTTGCCCGCGGCAGCTTCCGGGGTCGAGGAGCACGTGTCTCCAGGGCGTGCTGTCACTCCACCTTCCGAGGCGCTCGTCGCGCTAT GGGTTACCGTGGTCGCGCCAATTACTATGCTCCATACTGA
- the LOC120457390 gene encoding general odorant-binding protein 99a, with protein sequence MKNAVAILLCALLGLASAADYKLRTAEDLQNARKECAATSKVTEALIAKYKTFDYPDDDITRNYIKCIFVKFDLFDETKGFKVENLVAQLGQGKEDKAALKADIEKCADKNEQKSPANSWAFRGFKCFLGKNLPLVQAAVQKN encoded by the exons ATGAAGAACGCTGTTGCCATTCTGCTGTGCGCCCTGCTGGGTCTG GCCTCCGCCGCCGACTACAAGCTACGCACCGCCGAGGATCTCCAGAACGCGCGAAAGGAATGCGCCGCCACCAGCAAGGTGACCGAGGCTCTGATCGCCAAGTACAAGACCTTCGACTATCCCGACGATGACATCACCCGCAACTACATCAAGTGCATCTTCGTCAAATTCGACCTGTTCGATGAGACCAAGGGCTTCAAGGTGGAGAACCTGGTGGCCCAACTGGGCCAGGGCAAGGAGGACAAGGCCGCGCTGAAGGCCGACATCGAGAAGTGCGCCGACAAGAACGAGCAGAAGTCGCCCGCCAACTCCTGGGCCTTCCGAGGCTTCAAGTGTTTCCTGGGCAAGAACCTGCCACTCGTGCAGGCCGCCGTCCAAAAGAACTAG